A genomic segment from Bradyrhizobium sp. CB1015 encodes:
- a CDS encoding alanine racemase: MQFLSRWDHQRLSAAIRGIPLVDGVTIEDIGSQRWSPARGDLALPVLTLDEAAFAANRDLFLQWCASSGLAVAPHAKTPMSPELARSLRAAGAWGTTVANVQQAAVLLASGERRLLLANEIGGLAAGRRLGALLSAYPDVEFHAFADSPAAVAALAEAAAIAGRRDLSVLVELGAGRAGARDRAAVEATIAAVLAADRLVLGGVATYEGAAATSDTNETMRAMAALLERTIETFALVRAAAPKRPLIISAGGSAYFDIVARALAPAAQADGNAQVILRSGALFFADHGIYARAFAEVDRRGGLVIDGLHHFAAESFRPALTLWAEVLSRPEDGLAIAGFGMRDASFDQGLPVPLRVFRDGVAQQGLATALAVTRLNDQHAFLSVAPEAALAVGDIIAFGISHPCTCLDRWRVIFGLDADGVVTRALPTQFG, translated from the coding sequence ATGCAGTTCTTGTCCCGGTGGGATCACCAACGCCTGTCGGCGGCTATTCGGGGCATTCCCCTGGTCGATGGTGTGACCATCGAGGACATCGGCAGCCAGCGCTGGTCACCTGCGCGCGGCGATCTCGCCCTGCCCGTCCTCACGCTGGATGAAGCCGCCTTCGCGGCCAACCGTGACCTCTTCCTGCAATGGTGCGCGAGTTCAGGCCTTGCCGTTGCGCCCCACGCCAAGACGCCGATGTCGCCGGAGCTCGCCCGCTCACTGCGCGCCGCCGGCGCCTGGGGCACGACGGTTGCCAACGTCCAGCAGGCGGCCGTGCTGCTCGCGAGCGGCGAGCGGCGCCTGCTGCTGGCCAATGAGATCGGCGGGCTCGCCGCCGGTCGGCGGCTCGGCGCGCTCCTGAGCGCCTATCCCGACGTCGAATTTCACGCCTTCGCAGATTCACCGGCTGCGGTTGCTGCTCTCGCCGAGGCCGCAGCGATCGCGGGCCGCCGGGATTTGTCCGTGCTGGTCGAGCTCGGCGCCGGCCGCGCCGGCGCGCGCGACCGCGCCGCAGTCGAGGCAACGATCGCAGCCGTGCTCGCCGCCGACCGGCTCGTGCTCGGCGGCGTCGCCACTTACGAAGGCGCCGCCGCAACGTCCGATACCAACGAGACGATGCGCGCGATGGCCGCGCTGCTGGAGCGCACCATCGAGACATTTGCGCTGGTGCGCGCGGCCGCCCCGAAGCGGCCGTTGATCATCAGTGCCGGCGGCTCGGCCTATTTCGATATCGTCGCGCGCGCACTTGCGCCCGCGGCTCAGGCCGACGGCAACGCCCAAGTGATCCTGCGCTCGGGCGCGCTGTTCTTTGCCGATCACGGCATCTATGCGCGCGCCTTCGCGGAAGTCGACCGGCGCGGTGGCCTCGTCATCGACGGCCTTCACCACTTCGCCGCGGAGAGCTTTCGCCCCGCGCTGACGCTCTGGGCCGAGGTGCTGTCGCGGCCCGAAGACGGACTTGCGATCGCAGGCTTCGGCATGCGCGATGCCTCCTTCGACCAGGGACTGCCCGTGCCGTTGCGCGTGTTCCGCGACGGCGTCGCGCAGCAAGGCCTCGCCACCGCGCTCGCGGTGACCCGCCTCAACGACCAGCATGCATTCCTGTCGGTCGCGCCCGAAGCCGCGCTTGCGGTCGGCGACATCATCGCCTTCGGCATCTCGCATCCCTGCACCTGCCTCGACCGCTGGCGCGTCATCTTCGGCCTCGATGCCGATGGCGTCGTGACGCGCGCCCTCCCCACCCAGTTCGGCTGA